The following are encoded together in the Panicum virgatum strain AP13 chromosome 6K, P.virgatum_v5, whole genome shotgun sequence genome:
- the LOC120712460 gene encoding mitogen-activated protein kinase kinase 3-like has translation MLAVHYYLMFYGSDTVWRYMKTFYREESVFSFLGEEHIGQSDIFGTLSRIRKMLKCSRPRSKIVHVIEKVRCCAHGEEGVAIRVSGLFIVGNELLVCEDGLRAEGMPSTDEVPFDIMSKRVGRFREEFFMEPGNAMGCFIISTQKLHVETWSFTSQIVESV, from the exons ATGCTTGCTGTACATTACTATCTGATGTTTTATGGTTCGGATACTGTCTGGCGCTACATGAAAACATTCTATAGAGAGGAGTCTGTTTTCAG TTTCTTAGGGGAAGAACATATCGGCCAAAGCGACATATTTGGGACCTTGTCAAGAATAAGGAAAATGCTGAAATGTAGCCGCCCTCGTAGTAAGATCGTTCATGTAATAGAAAAGGTTCGCTGTTGTGCACATGGGGAAGAAGGCGTCGCAATTCGTGTGTCTGGGTTATTCATTGTCGGGAATGAGCTCCTTGTTTGTGAAGATGGGCTACGAGCTGAAGGGATGCCAAGCACTGACGAAGTCCCCTTTGACATCATGAGCAAGCGGGTCGGTCGTTTCCGAGAGGAATTCTTTATGGAGCCAGGAAATGCCATGGGTTGCTTCATCATATCAACGCAAAAACTACACGTCGAAACATGGAGTTTTACCTCTCAG ATCGTGGAATCTGTTTGA